In Desulfofundulus kuznetsovii DSM 6115, the following are encoded in one genomic region:
- a CDS encoding S-layer homology domain-containing protein produces MGKLYASRTFLGNIALVVFLAFLATLTFGVVHPAPAGAVTLTEKPDLSVQVDEQHRAAVLDKNGSWIKDGGTAKLVTSQDKTAVDFTVQVLTDADFNSIMLHILGIGDLDKNGIKDVVYKKIYNTVYNTVYYVYQFVYHWVYQQGLNVASDKDYTLHICSNDTQLASITLDLEAPPPESGGGGGGGGGGGTTTTQTTTTTDTGTLTSADGKATLTVDDKKVESLLADPKVTEVVFAIPADKAAQQGTVAVTADTLAKVFEAGKPAVVKVGDVQLTLPPGAIDLSVFKGQGVTLKISIGKAQAAAHGDAALKMAGDAYEIVIRAEASGADKGGISSLAKPVTLTLPYDPARLAGVPEDYLGIYRLTGGTWEYVGGKVDRAARKVSVERTSLSTYAVMAYDKNFTDMVGHWAQGDVKLMAAKHIAGGVTETTFAPNASVTRAEFAAFLLRAMNVPEQKAAGSRFKDVAAGAWYAGAVETAAAQGLVGGYPDGTFKPNAPITREELAAMITRALAKSGKDTALSEADVQAQLGRFADAGKIGPWARQAVAVAIKEGIVSGRLADQCVPKANATRAEAVVMVKRFLTATGRL; encoded by the coding sequence ATGGGCAAGCTATATGCCAGCCGCACCTTCCTGGGGAACATCGCCCTGGTGGTGTTCCTGGCCTTCCTGGCAACGCTGACCTTCGGTGTGGTGCATCCGGCCCCGGCTGGAGCGGTGACCCTGACAGAAAAGCCGGATCTATCTGTCCAGGTAGACGAGCAGCATCGGGCTGCAGTCCTGGACAAAAACGGCAGCTGGATCAAGGATGGCGGTACTGCCAAGCTCGTCACCAGTCAAGACAAAACTGCAGTCGATTTCACCGTCCAGGTTCTCACCGATGCCGATTTTAACAGTATCATGTTGCATATCCTGGGTATCGGTGACCTGGACAAAAACGGAATAAAGGATGTAGTATACAAGAAAATCTATAACACCGTCTACAACACCGTCTACTACGTCTACCAGTTCGTCTACCACTGGGTCTACCAGCAGGGCCTGAACGTAGCCAGTGACAAGGATTATACCCTGCATATTTGCAGCAACGATACCCAGCTTGCTTCCATCACCCTGGACCTGGAGGCACCACCACCTGAAAGCGGCGGCGGAGGCGGTGGGGGCGGCGGTGGAGGAACGACCACTACGCAAACCACCACTACGACCGACACCGGTACGCTTACCTCTGCCGACGGGAAGGCCACTCTGACCGTGGACGACAAGAAGGTGGAGTCCCTGCTGGCCGATCCGAAGGTAACCGAGGTTGTGTTTGCCATTCCTGCGGATAAGGCCGCGCAGCAGGGCACGGTGGCCGTGACGGCGGACACCCTGGCGAAGGTCTTTGAAGCCGGCAAGCCGGCGGTGGTCAAGGTGGGTGACGTGCAGCTCACCCTGCCCCCGGGCGCCATCGACCTGTCGGTCTTCAAGGGCCAGGGCGTGACCCTGAAGATCAGCATCGGCAAGGCCCAGGCTGCGGCACACGGTGATGCTGCGCTCAAGATGGCCGGTGACGCCTACGAGATCGTCATCCGGGCCGAAGCCAGCGGTGCCGACAAAGGCGGCATCAGCAGCCTGGCGAAACCCGTCACCCTGACCCTGCCCTACGATCCGGCCAGGCTGGCCGGCGTGCCGGAGGACTACCTGGGTATCTACCGGCTGACCGGCGGCACCTGGGAGTACGTGGGCGGTAAGGTTGACCGGGCGGCCCGCAAGGTTTCCGTCGAGCGCACCAGCCTGTCCACCTACGCCGTGATGGCCTACGACAAGAACTTCACGGACATGGTGGGCCACTGGGCGCAGGGCGACGTGAAGCTGATGGCGGCCAAGCACATCGCAGGCGGCGTAACCGAAACCACCTTTGCACCCAACGCCAGCGTCACCCGGGCCGAGTTTGCCGCTTTCCTGCTGCGGGCCATGAACGTACCTGAGCAGAAGGCCGCCGGCAGCAGGTTCAAGGACGTGGCGGCCGGCGCCTGGTATGCGGGGGCGGTGGAAACCGCCGCAGCGCAGGGCCTGGTGGGCGGCTATCCCGACGGCACCTTCAAGCCCAACGCGCCGATCACCCGTGAAGAGCTGGCGGCCATGATCACGCGCGCCCTGGCTAAGAGCGGTAAGGATACCGCTTTGAGCGAGGCCGATGTGCAGGCCCAGCTCGGGCGTTTCGCTGACGCCGGCAAGATCGGTCCGTGGGCCAGACAGGCCGTGGCCGTGGCCATTAAGGAAGGCATTGTCAGCGGCCGCCTGGCCGACCAGTGCGTGCCGAAAGCCAATGCCACCCGGGCCGAGGCGGTGGTCATGGTCAAGCGCTTCCTGACCGCCACCGGCAGGCTGTAA
- a CDS encoding RelA/SpoT family protein: MLQELVHRVILYHPQADVALLSKAYRFAEQAHRDQKRISGEPFITHPVAVAHILANLQMDLQTLVAGLLHDVVEDTGVTLEEIKTAFGDEVALLVDGVTKLSRLEYRSKEEHQAENLRKMFLAMAQDIRVILIKLADRLHNLRTLKYHTETKQKEIARETLEIYAPLAHRLGIYHLKWELEDLSFRYLEPEKYYELAERVSRTRRKREEYIRTAIQILRRKLAEAGIFADIQGRPKHLYSIYTKMEKQQKDLSEIYDVMAVRVIVESIRDCYAVLGTVHTLWKPIPGRFKDYIAMPKSNMYQSLHTTVVGPQGEPLEIQIRTREMHRTAEYGIAAHWRYKEGGKTDRDLDQKLAWLRQILEWQRELRDAREFMESLKIDLFADSVFVFTPKGDVIELPAGSVPIDFAYRVHTEVGHRCVGARVNGRIVPLDYQLKNGDIVEILTSKNAVGPSRDWLNVVKTSQAKNRIRQWFKREQREENIIKGREALEREARKQGVDVELLKGEKVLQFGRRFNLTTVEDVYAAVGDGTLTAQAVINRLREEIRAPKAPPETTQPARAKPHQDSTSAQGIRVKGTGNLLIRLAHCCNPIPGDPIIGYITRGRGVSIHRVDCRNVVLFQQGEKDRLVEVAWDGEFQSPFLVKLEVSGMDRAGLLSDVMAVLSELKISANWVNARGLKNRQAVIELLLEMKSKEQLDIIVSRINRVKDIYEVRRTS; this comes from the coding sequence ATGCTCCAGGAACTGGTACACAGGGTAATTTTATATCACCCGCAGGCAGACGTGGCCCTCTTGAGCAAGGCCTACCGTTTTGCGGAACAGGCCCACCGGGACCAGAAGCGCATCTCGGGAGAACCCTTCATCACCCACCCCGTGGCGGTAGCCCATATTCTGGCGAACCTGCAGATGGACCTGCAGACCCTGGTGGCCGGCCTGCTCCACGACGTGGTGGAAGATACCGGCGTCACCCTGGAGGAAATCAAGACCGCCTTTGGGGACGAGGTGGCCCTGCTCGTAGACGGAGTGACCAAGTTAAGCCGCCTGGAGTACCGGTCCAAGGAGGAGCATCAGGCGGAAAATTTGCGCAAAATGTTTTTGGCCATGGCCCAGGACATCAGGGTAATCCTGATTAAACTGGCCGACCGGCTGCACAACCTGCGCACCCTGAAGTACCACACCGAAACCAAGCAGAAGGAAATAGCCAGGGAAACCCTGGAGATCTACGCTCCCCTGGCCCACCGGCTGGGTATATATCACCTGAAATGGGAACTGGAAGACCTGTCCTTCCGTTACCTGGAGCCGGAAAAGTATTACGAACTGGCCGAGCGGGTATCCCGCACCAGGCGGAAGAGGGAGGAATATATCCGGACAGCCATCCAGATTTTACGGCGGAAGCTGGCCGAGGCGGGCATTTTTGCCGACATCCAGGGGCGGCCCAAGCACCTGTACAGCATTTATACCAAAATGGAAAAACAACAAAAGGACCTCAGTGAAATTTACGATGTGATGGCTGTACGGGTGATTGTGGAGTCGATCCGGGACTGCTATGCCGTTCTGGGTACGGTGCATACCCTCTGGAAACCCATCCCCGGGCGTTTTAAGGACTACATTGCCATGCCGAAATCAAATATGTACCAGTCCCTCCATACCACCGTCGTCGGACCGCAGGGGGAACCCCTGGAGATCCAGATCCGCACCCGGGAGATGCACCGTACGGCCGAATACGGTATTGCCGCCCACTGGCGGTACAAGGAAGGCGGCAAAACAGACCGGGACCTGGATCAAAAGCTGGCCTGGCTGCGGCAGATTCTGGAATGGCAGCGGGAACTGCGGGATGCCAGGGAATTCATGGAAAGCTTGAAGATCGACCTTTTTGCCGATTCAGTATTTGTCTTTACGCCAAAGGGGGATGTGATCGAACTTCCGGCGGGGTCGGTGCCCATTGATTTTGCCTACCGGGTGCACACCGAGGTGGGCCACCGCTGCGTGGGGGCCAGGGTCAACGGGCGTATCGTACCCCTTGACTACCAGCTGAAAAACGGCGACATTGTGGAGATTCTCACTTCCAAAAACGCCGTGGGACCCAGCCGGGACTGGCTCAACGTGGTCAAAACCTCCCAGGCCAAAAACCGCATCCGCCAGTGGTTTAAAAGGGAACAACGGGAGGAAAACATCATCAAAGGGCGGGAAGCCCTGGAGCGGGAGGCCCGCAAGCAGGGTGTGGATGTGGAATTGCTGAAAGGGGAGAAGGTTCTCCAGTTCGGGCGGCGGTTCAACCTGACCACCGTCGAAGATGTGTATGCGGCCGTGGGGGACGGCACCCTGACCGCCCAGGCGGTAATAAACCGCCTCAGGGAAGAAATCAGGGCTCCAAAAGCTCCGCCCGAGACAACCCAGCCGGCCAGGGCGAAACCCCACCAGGACTCCACATCCGCCCAGGGGATCCGGGTTAAAGGGACCGGCAACCTCCTCATCCGGCTGGCCCACTGCTGCAACCCCATACCCGGGGACCCCATTATCGGTTACATTACCCGGGGGAGGGGGGTATCCATTCACCGGGTGGACTGCCGCAATGTGGTTTTGTTCCAGCAGGGGGAAAAAGATCGCCTGGTGGAAGTGGCCTGGGATGGGGAGTTTCAGTCTCCCTTCCTGGTTAAACTGGAAGTGTCCGGCATGGACCGCGCCGGGCTTTTGAGCGATGTCATGGCCGTCTTGAGCGAATTGAAGATCAGTGCCAACTGGGTAAATGCCCGGGGGCTGAAAAACCGGCAGGCAGTCATTGAACTGCTGCTGGAAATGAAGAGCAAGGAGCAGCTTGATATAATTGTCAGCCGCATAAACCGGGTTAAGGATATCTACGAGGTCAGGCGCACTAGCTAA
- a CDS encoding adenine phosphoribosyltransferase, which translates to MDLKQKIRVIPDYPREGISYKDITPLLRDGRAFRYAVQSLAAECKNKGAELVVCPKARGLMIGAPLAYILGIGLVVLRKPGQLPGEVFTWHYDLEFGGDALEVHRDAIRPGQKVLVADELLATGGTAYNAIRLVEELGAEVVGAVFLIELTGLGGRVKLRNYDTISLVQYNY; encoded by the coding sequence ATGGACCTGAAACAGAAAATTCGCGTGATTCCCGACTATCCCCGGGAAGGAATCAGCTACAAGGACATCACCCCCTTGCTGCGGGACGGCCGGGCCTTCCGCTATGCCGTCCAATCCCTGGCCGCCGAGTGCAAAAATAAAGGGGCGGAACTGGTGGTCTGTCCCAAGGCCCGCGGCTTGATGATCGGGGCGCCGCTGGCCTACATCCTGGGCATCGGGCTGGTGGTTTTGCGCAAGCCGGGCCAGCTGCCCGGAGAAGTTTTCACCTGGCACTACGACCTGGAGTTTGGCGGCGATGCTCTGGAAGTGCACCGGGACGCCATACGTCCGGGGCAGAAGGTGCTGGTGGCCGATGAACTTCTGGCCACGGGCGGTACGGCCTACAACGCCATCCGGTTGGTTGAGGAACTGGGGGCGGAAGTGGTGGGGGCGGTCTTTTTAATTGAATTAACCGGGCTGGGAGGTCGGGTTAAGCTGAGAAATTATGACACCATCTCCCTGGTGCAGTATAATTATTAA
- the recJ gene encoding single-stranded-DNA-specific exonuclease RecJ yields MVKEKVWRVKEENPVLQQILSRKLGISPLLSRLLVNRGVLTVEDARLFLKGNLNQAGDPYLLPDMHRAVEIILAAIKNRKNILVYGDYDADGVTATALMVKVLERLGARVDYYIPHRLTQGYGLHEGALQWARQAGMDLLVTVDCGISSKKEVEAAKRAGGPEIIITDHHQVPEEIPPALAVINPQRRDSSYPFKELAGVGVALKLAQALLQAAGEGETAWHDYLDLACVGTVADIVPLTGENRLLVKHGLPKLAATANPGLQALMQVSGVKAEKIGTREVGFALAPRLNAAGRMGDSRMAVELLLCRDPVRAGELAAQLDRENRERQQVESRVLAEALGMLDALGRTRDLVVVLASPGWHPGVIGIVASKLVEILYRPVLLVSLDGGQGKGSGRSIPGFHLYQALSSCREHLLAFGGHEGAAGFTITADRVDALREALNDYAAAVMSPDLLRPGLEIDALVSLEDIPCEVVAELESLSPHGHGNPEPLLACCGVAVINCREVGRDGRHLKLLVRENGTVRDSIGFDLVGYLENLAPGEAVDLAFVPSLDQWNGNVRVQLEIRDLRRAGEWEGAPPLQEPGIAPDRGMDDFLVALHTEAEKSPVRSPYFFWPEFIQRKLAEYEQKGSGSLAAVLQIPGGLNHHAAIPLECSAFPPVACSAEGAPDTLQLTAELPFRIEDLRGQFARPSWLAGLADARQCLLVVVGSAHRTVELAFYLRRVCSGPGRQVAFCHPWLSSRRRELLRQLFARGEINVLLTTPALAPALAGAGTGHLVIYNLPYHREEWDLLLAAALAGEVQSLWLPFGAEDMQEARFYLAALAPDRDPLARLYTLLHRAARENSARPHGREAGSVETGGDGFSRRLAGLLRRGGCPWVQDFTVALGLKVFSELGLVEWSPPGSGWPVSLRPAGGQKLSLEASPTYRRLHQLKKEALAWQKHALEAPVREIVAGSLTERRR; encoded by the coding sequence ATGGTAAAAGAAAAGGTCTGGCGTGTTAAAGAAGAGAATCCGGTTTTGCAGCAGATCCTTTCCCGGAAATTGGGAATCTCGCCGCTGCTTTCCCGTTTACTGGTCAACCGGGGAGTGTTGACGGTTGAAGATGCCCGGCTTTTTCTTAAGGGCAATTTAAATCAGGCGGGAGATCCATACCTGCTGCCGGACATGCACCGGGCGGTAGAAATAATTCTCGCGGCCATAAAGAACCGGAAGAACATTCTGGTTTACGGAGATTATGATGCCGACGGTGTTACCGCCACCGCCCTTATGGTGAAGGTTTTGGAACGGCTGGGTGCCCGGGTGGATTACTACATACCCCACCGCCTGACCCAGGGCTACGGCCTGCATGAAGGGGCGCTGCAGTGGGCGCGGCAGGCCGGGATGGATCTCCTCGTCACCGTGGACTGCGGTATCAGCTCAAAAAAGGAGGTGGAAGCAGCAAAGAGGGCCGGCGGGCCGGAGATCATCATCACCGATCACCACCAGGTGCCGGAGGAAATCCCTCCCGCACTGGCGGTAATTAACCCGCAGAGGAGGGACTCCTCCTATCCCTTCAAGGAACTGGCCGGGGTAGGGGTGGCCCTGAAACTGGCCCAGGCGCTCTTGCAGGCCGCCGGCGAGGGAGAAACTGCCTGGCATGATTACCTTGACCTGGCCTGCGTGGGGACGGTAGCCGACATTGTTCCCCTTACGGGGGAAAACCGCCTGCTGGTAAAGCACGGTTTACCCAAACTGGCGGCTACCGCCAATCCCGGACTGCAGGCCCTGATGCAGGTAAGCGGCGTGAAGGCGGAAAAAATAGGCACCAGGGAGGTGGGCTTCGCCCTGGCTCCCCGGTTGAATGCCGCCGGCCGCATGGGTGACTCCCGGATGGCCGTGGAACTCCTGCTCTGCCGGGACCCGGTACGGGCCGGGGAACTGGCGGCACAACTGGACCGGGAGAACCGGGAGCGCCAGCAGGTGGAGTCCCGGGTTCTGGCGGAGGCCCTGGGTATGCTGGATGCCCTGGGGCGCACCCGGGATCTGGTGGTGGTACTGGCTTCACCCGGCTGGCATCCGGGGGTGATTGGCATTGTGGCCTCCAAGCTGGTGGAAATTTTATACCGGCCCGTGCTGCTGGTATCCCTGGATGGCGGCCAGGGGAAGGGTTCCGGTCGCAGTATTCCCGGCTTTCACCTGTACCAGGCTTTATCTTCCTGCCGGGAGCATTTGCTGGCTTTCGGAGGGCATGAGGGCGCGGCGGGTTTTACCATAACTGCCGACCGGGTGGACGCTTTGCGGGAAGCCCTTAATGATTATGCCGCTGCCGTAATGTCCCCGGACCTGTTGCGGCCAGGGCTGGAGATAGACGCCCTGGTTTCCCTGGAAGACATTCCCTGCGAAGTGGTGGCCGAGCTGGAAAGCCTGAGCCCTCATGGCCACGGCAACCCCGAACCGTTGCTGGCCTGCTGCGGTGTGGCGGTAATTAATTGCCGGGAAGTGGGGCGGGACGGCCGCCACCTGAAATTGCTGGTGCGGGAGAATGGAACGGTACGGGACAGCATTGGTTTTGATCTCGTCGGTTATCTGGAGAATCTGGCTCCGGGGGAGGCAGTGGATCTGGCTTTTGTGCCTTCCCTGGACCAGTGGAACGGCAATGTACGGGTGCAGCTGGAAATCAGGGATCTGCGACGGGCCGGAGAATGGGAAGGGGCACCCCCGCTCCAGGAACCCGGCATTGCCCCGGACCGGGGGATGGATGATTTTCTGGTTGCTCTACATACTGAAGCTGAAAAATCTCCAGTCCGGAGCCCTTATTTCTTCTGGCCCGAATTTATCCAGCGCAAACTGGCAGAATATGAGCAAAAGGGGTCCGGGTCTCTTGCGGCGGTACTGCAAATTCCCGGCGGCCTGAACCATCATGCCGCTATCCCCCTGGAATGTTCCGCCTTTCCCCCGGTTGCCTGTTCTGCAGAAGGGGCACCGGATACATTGCAGCTAACCGCAGAACTCCCCTTTCGGATAGAAGACTTACGGGGGCAATTTGCCCGGCCATCCTGGCTCGCCGGGCTGGCCGATGCGAGACAGTGTCTTCTGGTGGTGGTCGGTTCGGCCCACCGTACGGTGGAGCTGGCCTTTTACCTGCGGCGGGTTTGTTCCGGCCCCGGGAGGCAGGTGGCCTTTTGCCACCCCTGGCTGAGCAGCCGGCGGCGGGAACTGCTGCGCCAGCTTTTTGCCCGGGGGGAGATAAACGTGTTGCTGACCACGCCGGCTCTGGCCCCCGCCCTGGCCGGTGCCGGGACCGGCCACCTGGTGATTTATAACCTGCCCTACCATCGTGAGGAGTGGGATTTGCTGCTTGCAGCGGCCCTGGCCGGAGAAGTACAGTCTCTCTGGCTGCCCTTTGGTGCGGAAGACATGCAGGAGGCCCGTTTTTACCTGGCGGCCCTGGCGCCGGACAGGGATCCCCTGGCCAGGTTGTATACCCTTTTACACCGGGCCGCCAGGGAAAACAGTGCTCGCCCGCATGGCCGGGAGGCCGGATCCGTGGAAACGGGTGGGGATGGCTTTTCCCGCCGGCTGGCCGGCCTGCTGCGTCGCGGCGGCTGCCCCTGGGTGCAGGATTTTACAGTGGCACTGGGTTTAAAGGTCTTTTCTGAGCTGGGTTTGGTGGAGTGGTCGCCCCCGGGAAGCGGGTGGCCGGTTTCTTTGCGTCCTGCAGGCGGGCAAAAGCTGTCCCTGGAGGCGTCCCCCACTTACCGCCGGCTGCACCAGCTCAAAAAAGAGGCCCTGGCCTGGCAAAAACATGCCCTGGAAGCCCCCGTTCGGGAAATTGTTGCCGGCTCTTTAACAGAAAGGAGGCGGTGA
- a CDS encoding FAD-dependent oxidoreductase, whose translation MEEKRKRILVIGGVAAGPKAAARARRCDPGAEITIVEEGSFLSYAGCGMPFYIGGMVEKHEELMATPVGVVRDAAFFRNVKDINVLTGTRAEAIDRKNKTVRVTNLATRETYDLPYDKLVLATGSKPVRPPIPGMDLAGVYTLGNLEEARAVRQAVEQGARRVVIIGGGLIGLELADTLAAKAGITIVELMDHVLSTLLDPELSILVERVLRGKGVQLFLGSRVERIEGDGRGAVARVVTTAGSFDADLVVVAAGVRPRVELAREAGLELGETGAIKVNEYLQTSDPDIYAGGDCVENIHLISGRPVYTPMGSVANRHGRVIGDNVAGGRDTFSGVLGTAILKVFEMNIGRTGLSESEARRLGYHVESFICPAPDRAHFYPGSKPVIIKLVADASTRKLLGAQILGPGDVNKRLDVMVAALSMGATVDQLATFDLAYAPPFSTALDPLTHAANCLRNKLDGRARSINPLEVKKRLAAGEDFVLLDVRTPAEFNEVRLPYPNVVFIPLGKLRERAKELPRDREIIVFCKVSLRGWEAQTILESLGFTNVSFFEGGIAAWPFELDTGPRQS comes from the coding sequence GTGGAAGAGAAGAGAAAAAGAATATTAGTTATCGGAGGCGTGGCGGCGGGGCCGAAAGCGGCTGCCCGGGCCAGGCGCTGCGACCCCGGGGCGGAAATAACTATTGTTGAAGAGGGAAGCTTCCTTTCCTATGCCGGCTGCGGCATGCCCTTTTACATTGGAGGCATGGTGGAAAAGCATGAGGAGCTTATGGCCACACCGGTGGGAGTTGTCCGGGATGCAGCCTTTTTCCGCAACGTCAAGGACATTAACGTGCTCACGGGCACCAGGGCCGAAGCCATCGACCGGAAAAATAAGACCGTCCGGGTGACCAATTTAGCCACCCGTGAAACTTACGACCTCCCCTACGACAAGCTGGTTCTGGCTACCGGCAGCAAACCGGTCCGGCCGCCCATTCCGGGTATGGATCTGGCGGGAGTGTACACGCTGGGAAACCTGGAGGAAGCCCGGGCCGTCCGCCAGGCGGTTGAACAGGGTGCCCGTCGGGTGGTTATTATTGGGGGCGGCTTGATCGGCCTGGAACTGGCCGACACCCTGGCAGCTAAAGCCGGGATCACCATCGTGGAGCTGATGGACCACGTTTTATCAACCCTTTTAGACCCCGAGCTTTCCATCCTTGTGGAAAGGGTTCTGCGCGGCAAAGGCGTGCAGTTGTTCCTGGGCAGCAGGGTGGAACGCATTGAAGGCGATGGCCGGGGTGCCGTGGCCCGGGTCGTCACCACCGCCGGTTCCTTTGACGCGGATCTGGTGGTTGTGGCGGCGGGGGTAAGGCCGCGGGTGGAACTGGCCCGGGAAGCGGGGCTTGAGCTCGGGGAAACGGGAGCCATCAAGGTGAATGAGTACCTGCAGACTTCCGACCCGGATATCTATGCCGGCGGGGACTGCGTGGAAAACATCCATCTCATCTCCGGTCGGCCGGTATACACCCCCATGGGTTCCGTGGCCAACCGTCACGGCCGGGTGATTGGCGATAACGTGGCCGGAGGCCGGGACACTTTCTCCGGCGTGCTGGGAACGGCCATTCTCAAAGTTTTTGAAATGAACATCGGCCGTACGGGCCTTTCCGAAAGCGAAGCCCGCCGCCTGGGTTACCATGTAGAGTCCTTCATCTGCCCCGCGCCCGACCGGGCCCATTTTTACCCGGGGAGCAAGCCCGTTATCATCAAGCTGGTGGCCGATGCTTCCACCCGCAAGCTTCTGGGTGCCCAGATCCTGGGGCCGGGGGATGTGAACAAACGTCTGGATGTAATGGTGGCAGCCCTGAGCATGGGAGCCACGGTGGATCAGCTGGCCACCTTTGACCTGGCCTATGCGCCGCCCTTCTCTACCGCCCTGGATCCCCTTACCCATGCCGCCAACTGCCTGCGCAACAAGCTTGACGGGCGGGCCAGATCCATCAATCCCCTGGAGGTGAAGAAACGCCTGGCGGCGGGGGAGGATTTTGTGCTTCTGGATGTGCGTACCCCGGCGGAGTTTAATGAAGTGCGCCTGCCCTATCCCAATGTGGTATTCATACCCCTGGGCAAACTGCGGGAGCGGGCAAAGGAACTGCCCAGAGACCGGGAAATCATTGTTTTCTGCAAGGTGAGCCTGCGGGGCTGGGAGGCGCAGACCATTCTGGAAAGCCTGGGCTTTACAAACGTGAGCTTCTTTGAAGGAGGCATTGCCGCCTGGCCCTTTGAGCTGGATACCGGCCCGCGCCAGTCATAA
- a CDS encoding acylphosphatase — translation MLRKRVYISGKVQGVYFRVYTRDAAVKFGVTGWVRNLKDGRVEAVFEGENGAVEQMLRWCWEGSPSSRVEKVEVFDEPYRGEFNDFTIAPTV, via the coding sequence TTGCTGCGCAAGCGCGTTTATATCAGCGGCAAAGTGCAGGGCGTGTACTTTCGTGTTTATACCCGGGATGCGGCCGTCAAATTTGGCGTAACCGGTTGGGTGCGTAACCTCAAAGACGGCCGGGTGGAGGCCGTCTTTGAAGGCGAAAATGGGGCGGTAGAGCAAATGCTCCGCTGGTGCTGGGAAGGGTCGCCTTCTTCCCGGGTGGAAAAAGTGGAAGTGTTCGACGAACCTTACCGGGGCGAATTTAATGATTTTACCATTGCTCCCACGGTCTAG
- a CDS encoding DUF6485 family protein: MECHVEKNKSQCTCTYEPCPRKGKCCECIAYHRKQNQLPGCFFPPDVERTYDRSIARFIKCYGG; the protein is encoded by the coding sequence ATGGAATGCCATGTGGAAAAAAATAAAAGTCAATGCACCTGCACCTATGAACCCTGTCCCCGGAAAGGGAAATGCTGCGAGTGTATTGCCTATCACCGCAAACAAAACCAGCTGCCCGGCTGTTTCTTCCCCCCGGATGTTGAAAGGACGTACGACCGTTCCATCGCCCGGTTTATCAAGTGCTACGGGGGCTGA